Proteins from one Deltaproteobacteria bacterium genomic window:
- a CDS encoding polyisoprenoid-binding protein: MKRMMLAMSLLVGAPALAHASSYEIDPVHTTTGFSVKHMMVATVHGRFEKVSGTVSIDDANPANDKINVDIDATSITTDNEKRDGHLKSPDFFDVAKFPKITFVSKSAKAAGAGAVDVTGDLTMHGVTKPVTLHVTDISPNVASPMDKKNHRGASATATLNRQDFGVKWNAPTSGKAGDVVVSDEVKIQIDAELVEKK; the protein is encoded by the coding sequence ATGAAGCGCATGATGCTCGCGATGTCCCTCTTGGTCGGCGCGCCGGCCCTGGCCCACGCCTCCAGCTACGAGATCGACCCTGTCCACACCACGACCGGCTTCTCGGTCAAACACATGATGGTGGCCACGGTGCACGGTCGCTTCGAGAAGGTCTCGGGCACGGTGAGCATCGACGACGCCAACCCGGCCAACGACAAGATCAACGTGGACATCGACGCCACCAGCATCACCACCGACAACGAGAAGCGCGACGGTCACCTCAAGTCGCCCGACTTCTTCGACGTGGCCAAGTTCCCGAAGATCACCTTCGTGTCCAAGAGCGCCAAGGCGGCGGGCGCGGGCGCGGTGGACGTGACGGGCGACCTCACCATGCACGGCGTGACCAAGCCCGTGACCCTGCACGTGACCGACATCAGCCCCAATGTCGCGAGCCCGATGGACAAGAAGAACCACCGCGGCGCGTCGGCCACGGCCACCCTCAACCGCCAGGACTTCGGCGTGAAGTGGAACGCCCCCACCAGCGGCAAGGCCGGCGACGTGGTGGTGAGCGACGAGGTGAAGATCCAGATCGACGCGGAGCTCGTCGAGAAGAAGTAG
- a CDS encoding MarR family transcriptional regulator translates to MGTHAKGKSEGRCIEAYVQLVHATGVVRARLDKLLSEHELTENQMGVLATLMQQGPQCQRALAEKIAATGASVTLLVDQLEARGLVRRERNENDRRFVTVNLTADGKRFIEKIFPGHSQAISESLGGLTASEQAELARLCAKLGQHAEGLSHAGDEEDAS, encoded by the coding sequence GTGGGTACGCACGCCAAAGGCAAGTCGGAAGGGCGATGCATCGAGGCCTACGTGCAGTTGGTGCATGCCACCGGTGTGGTGCGTGCGCGGCTCGACAAGCTCCTGAGCGAGCACGAGCTGACCGAGAACCAGATGGGCGTGCTGGCGACGCTCATGCAGCAAGGTCCGCAGTGTCAGCGCGCGCTGGCCGAGAAGATCGCCGCGACGGGCGCGAGCGTGACGCTGCTCGTGGACCAGCTCGAGGCGCGCGGGCTGGTGCGTCGCGAGCGGAACGAGAACGATCGGCGCTTCGTGACCGTGAACCTCACCGCGGACGGAAAGCGCTTCATTGAGAAGATTTTCCCGGGGCACTCGCAGGCGATCAGCGAGAGCCTGGGCGGGCTGACCGCGAGTGAACAGGCCGAGCTCGCGCGGCTCTGCGCCAAGTTGGGGCAGCACGCCGAAGGGCTGTCACATGCCGGTGACGAGGAAGACGCTTCCTGA
- a CDS encoding metallophosphoesterase: MGTRFQLEADGASASGRIPRLPVEGAKTPFTFAVVGDARDHAKWAELARSIAEKQPRFVIDTGDNVESDKPADWRDYYVAGQSLFANVPVFAARGNHDSGGTYAEYNPAPSTGIGPSTYAFTYGNAGFLALDSNDATNPKQLDFAAKALNAMSGGPLFVFQHHPLYSCGTHGNSEKMQTAFQSLFEKAHVTVDFAGHDHDLIEWKPVNGVRYVVSGGGGTVTYPLFHCDGQPFAKQSFGFVLVTVEGPKVSMKFFDEHGIELHATPPFDALGPSVPAVDLTKLTAH; encoded by the coding sequence ATGGGAACGAGATTCCAACTCGAGGCGGATGGTGCTTCGGCAAGCGGGAGGATTCCACGGCTTCCCGTCGAAGGTGCCAAGACGCCCTTCACCTTCGCCGTCGTCGGCGACGCGCGCGATCACGCCAAGTGGGCCGAGCTCGCGCGCTCGATTGCCGAAAAGCAGCCACGCTTCGTGATCGACACGGGTGACAACGTCGAGAGCGACAAGCCCGCTGACTGGCGCGACTACTACGTCGCCGGCCAATCGCTCTTCGCGAACGTTCCCGTGTTCGCCGCGCGCGGCAACCACGACTCGGGCGGCACCTACGCCGAGTACAACCCCGCGCCCTCGACCGGCATCGGCCCGAGCACCTACGCGTTCACGTACGGCAACGCCGGCTTCCTCGCGCTCGACTCGAACGACGCCACCAATCCCAAGCAGCTCGACTTCGCCGCGAAGGCGCTCAACGCAATGTCCGGCGGGCCGCTCTTCGTCTTCCAGCACCACCCGCTGTACTCCTGCGGCACGCACGGAAACTCGGAGAAGATGCAGACGGCCTTTCAATCGCTCTTCGAGAAGGCGCACGTCACCGTCGACTTCGCCGGGCACGACCACGACCTCATCGAGTGGAAGCCGGTGAACGGCGTGCGCTACGTCGTGTCGGGCGGCGGCGGGACGGTCACCTATCCGCTCTTCCACTGCGACGGCCAGCCGTTCGCCAAGCAGAGCTTCGGCTTCGTGCTGGTGACGGTTGAAGGCCCCAAGGTGTCGATGAAGTTCTTCGACGAGCACGGCATCGAGTTGCACGCGACGCCGCCGTTCGACGCCCTTGGTCCGAGCGTGCCCGCGGTCGATCTGACGAAGCTGACCGCCCACTGA
- a CDS encoding DUF4388 domain-containing protein encodes MAASRKLLIADPDAESARVLARALRERGYQLHAAADGARALEIAVLRHPDLILFDETSRLLEARTFIQILRTNPRTEDIPVIVTGHGNDLERLRGYRDGYLRKPFNMDEVLSRIEQIFRRTEAARQLKGEASEIEGSLKQMGIADLLQILAGNRRTGRIELTSNGHRGEIHLGDGRPVNARVGGVEGEKALFRLLSWREGSFAFTPLPTAPPARIDRGMEDALLEGMRQADEAARIAERLPSTAAFIALAPGAQIPNELHPITQQVVQALVESLPLGEVLDRCPATDFEVLAAIASLIDKGLVVQVERRESADATPLLQPAELHALRAKLVRGRQSIAALGKIIVAGQARGVARFARALARLPGYGVERGVAASDFGALGTIALPDNLTIEVLALPTHEDFRPLWRPFGAGAVVAVILDETGLPLANFFAADSRVHLMLAGAAAVPQSLRRAAGGTSLGPTDAAEAIRAALALAAAPVTRAIG; translated from the coding sequence ATGGCCGCATCGCGCAAACTGCTGATCGCCGACCCGGACGCCGAGAGCGCCCGCGTGTTGGCGCGCGCGCTGCGCGAGCGCGGCTACCAGCTCCACGCCGCGGCCGATGGTGCACGCGCGCTGGAGATCGCCGTCCTGCGGCACCCGGATCTGATTCTCTTCGACGAGACCTCGCGGCTGCTCGAGGCGCGCACGTTCATCCAGATCCTGCGCACCAACCCGCGCACCGAGGACATCCCGGTCATCGTCACCGGGCACGGCAACGACCTGGAGCGACTGCGCGGCTACCGCGACGGCTACCTGCGCAAGCCGTTCAACATGGACGAGGTGCTCTCGCGCATCGAGCAGATCTTCCGGCGCACGGAAGCGGCGCGGCAGCTCAAGGGCGAGGCCAGCGAGATCGAAGGCAGCCTGAAGCAGATGGGCATCGCCGATCTGTTGCAGATCCTCGCGGGCAACCGGCGCACCGGCCGCATCGAGCTGACGAGCAACGGCCACCGCGGCGAGATCCACCTCGGCGATGGGCGGCCGGTGAACGCGCGCGTGGGCGGCGTCGAGGGCGAGAAGGCGCTGTTCCGCCTGCTCTCGTGGCGCGAGGGAAGCTTCGCCTTCACGCCACTGCCCACCGCTCCGCCCGCTCGCATCGACCGCGGGATGGAAGACGCGCTCCTCGAGGGCATGCGCCAGGCCGACGAGGCTGCGCGCATCGCCGAGCGACTGCCGTCGACGGCCGCGTTCATCGCGCTCGCACCTGGCGCGCAGATTCCGAACGAGCTGCACCCCATCACGCAGCAGGTGGTGCAGGCGCTTGTGGAGTCGCTGCCGCTGGGCGAGGTGCTCGATCGCTGCCCGGCCACCGACTTCGAGGTCCTCGCGGCGATCGCCTCGCTCATCGACAAGGGGCTCGTGGTTCAGGTCGAGCGCCGCGAGTCGGCCGACGCGACGCCGCTCCTGCAACCCGCCGAGCTCCACGCGCTGCGCGCCAAGCTCGTGCGCGGTCGGCAGTCGATTGCGGCGCTGGGAAAGATCATCGTCGCGGGACAGGCGCGCGGCGTGGCGCGGTTCGCTCGGGCGCTCGCGCGGCTGCCGGGCTATGGCGTGGAGCGCGGCGTGGCCGCCAGCGACTTCGGCGCGCTGGGCACCATCGCCCTGCCCGACAACCTGACCATCGAAGTGCTCGCGCTGCCCACGCACGAGGACTTTCGCCCGCTCTGGCGGCCGTTCGGCGCGGGCGCGGTCGTGGCCGTGATCCTCGACGAGACCGGCTTGCCGCTCGCCAACTTCTTCGCCGCCGACTCGCGCGTGCACTTGATGCTCGCGGGCGCCGCGGCGGTCCCGCAGAGCCTGCGGCGCGCAGCCGGTGGCACGAGCCTCGGGCCAACCGACGCAGCGGAAGCGATTCGCGCGGCGCTGGCCCTCGCGGCCGCGCCGGTCACGCGCGCGATTGGTTAA
- a CDS encoding response regulator, which yields MLDRHGHAVTTVPNATEALAHFAPGRFDAVLADLVLPSVGGIELMRALHQRSPDQEVLLVTSASDARTAVDALREGAADFITKPVDEATLLLALERSASRQNLRRERTRLLDENLEFIKHQALYRRCLELLSNLDLERLQEQALADLCQVCDAQSGALWVADERGELALKAYRGLVNRAKLPTRVDGKRGPLAEGIAARRPFTTAGPGKDFFLPLWAGGDLVGLALLGDKLTGSFSGEDQAIARAVSDFASTALRNARRFVALERLGLRDRDTGAYNLAYFVDYAGKEAYKARRYGRSFSLLTLGIDNLEVLRAHLNGDELRAAIRTVVLAMTRVCRDADVIAKSAEAELYVLLPETDLFGALMFARRALNAIKDDKLLADVETRAPLAISFGVATFPKDGEDFDELVHRCRARMDEGRLSLHRRLMLEGLDFWSTVDLLLGTPRSPKLPIDDRGGSSRRTALPDAIFDRTQVEAVRELERDPGARGLLYVGVPEVRADLPLLTPLERWQESQARVYLLGRRAGLDAHPSATLVYLEGDERMQAHEFVLLHSEHASYAMLRRKGHDSIAFHTSDVLLVDGLVHKLQQAYDLQPF from the coding sequence ATGCTCGATCGGCACGGCCACGCGGTGACCACCGTCCCCAACGCGACCGAGGCCCTCGCGCACTTCGCGCCGGGCCGCTTCGACGCCGTGCTCGCCGACCTCGTCCTCCCCAGCGTGGGCGGCATCGAGCTCATGCGCGCCCTGCACCAGCGCTCGCCCGACCAAGAAGTCCTCCTCGTGACCAGCGCGTCCGATGCGCGGACCGCCGTGGACGCCCTGCGCGAAGGCGCCGCCGACTTCATCACCAAGCCCGTCGACGAGGCCACGCTGCTGCTCGCGTTGGAGCGCTCCGCCAGTCGCCAGAACCTGCGCCGCGAGCGCACCCGGCTGCTCGACGAGAACCTCGAGTTCATCAAGCACCAGGCGCTCTATCGGCGCTGCCTGGAGCTGCTCTCGAACCTGGATCTCGAGCGCCTCCAAGAGCAGGCGCTGGCCGACTTGTGCCAGGTCTGCGACGCGCAATCGGGCGCGCTCTGGGTGGCCGACGAGCGCGGCGAGCTCGCGCTCAAGGCGTACCGCGGGCTGGTGAATCGCGCGAAGTTGCCCACGCGCGTCGACGGCAAGCGCGGCCCGCTCGCGGAAGGCATCGCCGCGCGGAGGCCGTTCACCACTGCGGGCCCGGGCAAGGACTTCTTCCTGCCGCTCTGGGCGGGCGGTGATCTGGTCGGCCTGGCGCTGCTCGGCGACAAGCTCACCGGCTCGTTCTCGGGCGAGGATCAAGCGATCGCGCGCGCGGTGTCGGACTTTGCGTCGACGGCGCTGCGCAACGCGCGACGCTTCGTGGCCCTCGAGCGGCTCGGCCTGCGCGATCGCGACACCGGCGCGTACAACCTCGCCTACTTCGTCGACTACGCAGGCAAGGAGGCCTACAAGGCCCGCCGCTACGGGCGCTCCTTCTCGCTGCTCACGCTCGGCATCGACAACCTCGAAGTCCTGCGCGCGCACCTGAATGGCGACGAGCTGCGCGCCGCGATTCGCACGGTCGTCCTCGCGATGACACGCGTGTGCCGCGACGCCGACGTCATCGCCAAGAGCGCCGAGGCCGAGCTCTACGTGCTCCTGCCCGAGACGGACCTCTTCGGCGCGCTGATGTTCGCGCGGCGCGCGCTCAACGCCATCAAGGACGACAAGCTGCTCGCCGACGTGGAGACGCGCGCGCCGCTCGCGATCTCGTTTGGTGTCGCGACCTTCCCCAAGGACGGCGAAGACTTCGACGAGCTCGTGCACCGCTGCCGCGCGCGCATGGACGAAGGCCGGCTCTCGCTGCATCGCCGGCTGATGCTCGAGGGGCTCGACTTCTGGTCGACGGTGGACCTGCTGCTGGGCACGCCCAGGAGCCCCAAGCTGCCCATCGACGATCGCGGTGGCTCGAGCCGGCGCACGGCGCTGCCGGACGCGATCTTCGATCGCACGCAGGTGGAGGCCGTTCGCGAGCTGGAGCGTGATCCCGGCGCGCGCGGGCTGCTCTACGTGGGCGTGCCCGAGGTGCGCGCGGACCTGCCGCTGCTGACGCCGCTGGAGCGCTGGCAGGAGAGTCAGGCGCGCGTGTACCTGCTCGGCCGTCGCGCGGGGCTCGACGCGCATCCGTCGGCGACGCTCGTGTACCTCGAGGGCGACGAGCGCATGCAGGCCCACGAGTTCGTGCTCTTGCACTCGGAGCACGCGAGCTACGCCATGCTGCGGCGCAAGGGCCACGACTCGATTGCGTTCCACACCAGCGACGTGCTGCTCGTGGATGGGCTGGTTCACAAGCTGCAGCAGGCGTACGACCTTCAGCCGTTCTGA
- a CDS encoding phosphotransferase gives MTLEPAEALRRCMRAWRLRPALGVSAFATKNLTQLARARDGRRVFLKCAPNPFDGGVAREAAALKHVAEAVDPQRLRVPELVGFAPARNVLAIEFVARAPTLYAQHREQRALPLRRLREIGRSLAALHASSEMPAWAEPPADTLLECFVWTRPDFATRLPPDGMLLFGTLQADARARNGLIELIQDPQRRALIHGDAKALNVLLPARGAPVWLDWELSHFGDPAQDLGSLAADLARCQIAPEQPSEKLSTKALNDGLAAVFEGYGPMSRAMRRRVRLWMGAHLLIYAHAMVLGDGVLHALPHRLLTHARKLLHA, from the coding sequence ATGACCCTGGAGCCGGCGGAGGCGCTGCGTCGCTGCATGCGAGCGTGGCGGCTCCGGCCGGCTCTTGGCGTTTCAGCGTTCGCCACCAAGAACCTCACCCAGCTCGCGCGCGCGCGCGACGGGCGACGCGTGTTCCTCAAGTGCGCGCCGAATCCGTTCGACGGCGGCGTGGCGCGTGAGGCGGCCGCGCTGAAGCACGTGGCCGAGGCGGTCGATCCGCAGCGGCTTCGCGTTCCCGAGCTGGTTGGCTTCGCGCCCGCGCGCAACGTGCTCGCGATCGAGTTCGTCGCGCGGGCGCCGACGCTCTATGCGCAGCACCGCGAGCAACGCGCGCTTCCGCTTCGGCGGCTGCGCGAGATCGGTCGCTCGCTGGCGGCGCTCCATGCGTCGAGCGAGATGCCCGCCTGGGCCGAGCCGCCCGCGGACACGCTGCTCGAGTGCTTCGTCTGGACGCGGCCCGACTTCGCCACGCGACTCCCGCCCGACGGCATGCTGCTCTTCGGCACGCTCCAGGCCGACGCGCGCGCGCGCAACGGGCTCATCGAGCTCATCCAGGATCCGCAGCGGCGCGCGCTGATCCACGGCGACGCCAAGGCGCTCAATGTGCTCCTGCCCGCGCGCGGCGCGCCGGTGTGGCTCGATTGGGAGCTCTCGCACTTCGGCGATCCGGCGCAGGATCTGGGCAGCCTCGCGGCGGATCTCGCGCGCTGCCAGATCGCGCCCGAGCAGCCCTCGGAGAAGCTGAGCACGAAGGCGCTGAACGACGGGCTCGCGGCCGTGTTCGAAGGTTACGGGCCGATGTCACGCGCGATGCGACGACGCGTACGGCTCTGGATGGGCGCGCACCTGCTCATCTACGCGCACGCGATGGTCCTGGGCGATGGCGTGCTGCACGCGCTGCCGCATCGCTTGCTCACGCACGCTCGGAAGCTGCTCCATGCGTGA
- a CDS encoding crotonase/enoyl-CoA hydratase family protein, whose protein sequence is MSVRTEKNGNVTTVVMHRPEVRNAVDRSTAQALADAFRAFDDDETAQVGVLFGEGGTFCAGADLKAVASGTPNRLEPDGDGPMGPSRLLLGKPVIAAISGHAVAGGLELALWCDLRVTEEDAVLGVFCRRWGVPLIDGGTARLPRLIGLSRAMDLILTGRPVKADEALAMGLVNRVVPKGQARAAAEQLAREVAAFPQGCMRADRMSAYLGMDEPLEDALAMEFSRGVQVLQTESLAGAQRFAGGAGRHGSFKT, encoded by the coding sequence ATGTCCGTCCGCACCGAGAAGAACGGCAACGTGACCACCGTGGTGATGCATCGCCCGGAGGTGCGCAACGCCGTCGATCGCTCCACCGCGCAGGCCCTCGCCGATGCCTTCCGCGCCTTCGACGACGACGAGACCGCGCAGGTGGGCGTGCTCTTCGGCGAGGGCGGCACGTTCTGCGCGGGCGCGGATCTCAAGGCTGTCGCGTCGGGCACGCCCAATCGCCTCGAGCCGGATGGCGATGGTCCGATGGGGCCCTCGCGGCTCTTGCTGGGCAAGCCGGTGATCGCGGCGATCAGCGGCCACGCGGTCGCGGGCGGGCTGGAGCTCGCGCTCTGGTGCGACCTGCGCGTCACCGAAGAAGACGCGGTGCTGGGCGTCTTCTGCCGGCGCTGGGGCGTGCCGCTCATCGACGGCGGCACCGCGCGGCTGCCGCGGCTCATCGGCCTCTCGCGCGCGATGGATCTGATCCTCACCGGCCGGCCCGTGAAGGCCGACGAGGCGCTGGCGATGGGCCTGGTGAATCGCGTGGTGCCCAAGGGCCAGGCGCGCGCGGCCGCCGAGCAGCTCGCGCGCGAGGTCGCGGCCTTCCCGCAAGGGTGCATGCGCGCCGACCGGATGTCCGCCTACCTGGGCATGGACGAGCCGCTCGAGGACGCGCTCGCGATGGAGTTCTCGCGGGGCGTGCAGGTGCTGCAGACCGAGTCGCTCGCGGGCGCGCAGCGCTTCGCGGGCGGCGCGGGCCGACACGGCTCGTTCAAGACCTGA
- a CDS encoding SAM-dependent methyltransferase: MVLNDSVKPQEARVVHCADALAWLAENPRLEGCSVITSLPDVSEVPEFGLDGWRGWFGDTAEKVMRATPDDGVAIFFQTDIKKSGAWVDKGYLVHEAATRAGMRMHWHKIACRRPPGTVTFGRPAYSHLLCYARTLPMELSRATPDILPDAGATTWTRGMGQKACEVACRYVLDATPTRTVVDPFCGQGMVLAVANAMNLAAIGVERSAKRVRKARNLVVSL; the protein is encoded by the coding sequence ATCGTGCTTAACGATTCGGTTAAGCCTCAGGAAGCGCGCGTGGTGCACTGCGCCGACGCGCTGGCCTGGCTCGCGGAGAACCCGCGGCTCGAGGGCTGCTCGGTGATCACCTCGCTGCCGGACGTCTCGGAGGTCCCGGAGTTCGGGCTCGACGGCTGGCGCGGCTGGTTCGGGGACACGGCGGAGAAGGTCATGCGCGCCACGCCCGACGACGGCGTGGCCATCTTCTTCCAGACCGACATCAAGAAGTCCGGCGCCTGGGTCGACAAGGGCTACCTGGTCCACGAGGCCGCCACGCGCGCGGGGATGCGCATGCACTGGCACAAGATCGCCTGCCGGAGGCCGCCCGGCACGGTGACCTTTGGCCGGCCAGCCTACTCGCACCTCTTGTGCTACGCGCGCACCCTGCCGATGGAGCTCTCGCGCGCCACGCCCGACATCCTGCCCGACGCCGGCGCGACCACCTGGACGCGCGGCATGGGCCAGAAGGCCTGCGAGGTGGCCTGCCGCTACGTCCTCGACGCCACGCCCACGCGGACAGTCGTCGATCCGTTCTGCGGACAGGGCATGGTGCTCGCCGTCGCCAACGCGATGAACCTCGCGGCGATCGGCGTGGAGCGCTCGGCCAAGCGCGTGCGGAAGGCGCGCAACCTCGTCGTCTCGCTCTGA
- a CDS encoding DUF3105 domain-containing protein, giving the protein MRRFILLGLALSLGCSGSKAGSGSSSTTSSAATGTGTSGSATTTVTSGSSGHASSSGSSSQSSASSTSSSSSASSSTASASSSSSSGSSDSGSTSGTTASSSSASSDSGSSGNGSTGSGSTTSSGASSGSTGMSLDAGPADAGIFTWAPGPNTYWCTAYDQGVRVQPFPQDDAGCITDLPICAGESIPLDPEVHIPEPMLAAYRWEPEPAGPHWPCWESWSLIHAYSKLPTERWLHNSEHGGIIMLYRCDTDAGLPDGGTCDPMVDPLIAFATDGGPTAIEGDMRYLVVARPELPTNYALIAWGWRLEMDIWDPAAAACFASAHEGAGPEDIPATYDPAYNPGISACPQSYVP; this is encoded by the coding sequence ATGCGCAGGTTCATCCTCCTCGGACTCGCTCTGTCGCTCGGCTGCAGCGGCTCCAAAGCCGGAAGCGGCTCGAGCTCCACCACCAGCAGCGCGGCCACCGGCACGGGCACGTCGGGCAGCGCGACGACGACCGTCACCAGCGGCAGCAGCGGCCACGCCAGCAGCTCCGGATCCTCGAGCCAGTCGAGCGCGAGCAGCACGTCATCGAGCAGCAGCGCGTCGTCGTCGACCGCGAGCGCCAGTTCATCGAGCAGCTCGGGCTCGAGCGACTCGGGTTCGACGAGCGGCACGACTGCATCGTCGTCGAGCGCGAGCTCGGACAGCGGCTCATCGGGCAACGGATCGACGGGCAGCGGATCGACGACGTCGTCGGGCGCGAGCTCGGGCAGCACGGGCATGAGCCTGGACGCCGGCCCGGCAGACGCCGGCATCTTCACCTGGGCGCCAGGGCCCAACACCTACTGGTGCACCGCCTACGACCAGGGCGTCCGGGTTCAGCCTTTCCCGCAGGACGACGCGGGCTGCATCACGGACTTGCCCATCTGCGCCGGCGAGTCGATCCCGCTCGATCCCGAGGTCCACATCCCCGAGCCGATGCTCGCCGCGTATCGCTGGGAGCCGGAGCCGGCCGGACCGCACTGGCCGTGCTGGGAGTCGTGGAGCCTCATCCACGCCTACTCGAAGCTGCCCACCGAGCGCTGGCTCCACAACAGCGAGCATGGCGGCATCATCATGCTCTACCGCTGCGACACCGACGCTGGCCTCCCCGACGGCGGCACCTGCGACCCGATGGTGGACCCGCTGATCGCCTTTGCCACGGACGGCGGTCCGACGGCGATCGAGGGCGACATGCGCTACCTGGTGGTCGCGCGGCCCGAGCTGCCCACGAACTACGCGCTGATTGCCTGGGGCTGGCGGCTGGAGATGGACATCTGGGATCCCGCGGCGGCGGCGTGCTTCGCGTCGGCGCACGAGGGCGCGGGCCCGGAGGACATTCCCGCGACGTATGACCCCGCGTACAACCCCGGCATCTCGGCCTGCCCGCAGTCGTACGTGCCGTGA
- a CDS encoding diaminopimelate epimerase, with amino-acid sequence MGEAFTKLHGLGNDFIVLDRRATGEAPSAEVARALCDRHRGIGADGVLSILPGPRMRVTNADGSIAEMCGNGLRCVAKFLGDVDPNLRELTIDTDAGPRRCELVRENGRVVAAIAEMGAPILEARALPMDAPAGRFVQGMIDVDGLREPLRGTAVSMGNPHLVLWDTPPERAAQLGPKLEVHPRFPNRTNVEFVRAGNPLEVVVWERGCGLTQACGTGACATVVAGVLEGRLQAGEEIAVRLPGGVLGIRVAKDLSQVWMRGEVVEVFRGTLG; translated from the coding sequence ATGGGCGAGGCCTTCACCAAGCTGCACGGGCTGGGCAACGACTTCATCGTGCTCGACCGCCGGGCCACTGGCGAGGCGCCGAGCGCCGAGGTGGCGCGCGCCCTCTGCGACCGGCACCGCGGCATTGGCGCCGACGGCGTGCTCAGCATCCTCCCCGGCCCGCGGATGCGCGTGACCAACGCCGACGGCTCCATCGCCGAGATGTGCGGCAACGGCCTGCGCTGCGTGGCCAAGTTCCTGGGAGATGTGGACCCGAACCTGCGCGAGCTCACCATCGACACCGACGCCGGGCCGCGGCGCTGCGAGCTGGTTCGCGAGAACGGACGGGTGGTGGCGGCCATCGCCGAGATGGGCGCGCCCATCCTCGAGGCCCGCGCGCTGCCCATGGACGCGCCGGCGGGCCGCTTCGTCCAGGGAATGATCGATGTCGACGGCTTGCGCGAGCCGCTGCGCGGCACCGCGGTCTCCATGGGCAATCCGCACCTGGTGCTCTGGGACACGCCGCCGGAGCGCGCCGCCCAGCTCGGACCCAAGCTCGAGGTGCACCCGCGCTTCCCCAATCGCACCAACGTGGAGTTCGTGCGCGCGGGGAACCCGCTCGAGGTGGTGGTCTGGGAGCGCGGCTGCGGTTTGACCCAGGCCTGCGGCACCGGCGCCTGCGCCACGGTCGTCGCGGGCGTGCTCGAGGGCCGGCTCCAGGCGGGCGAAGAGATCGCCGTGCGGCTCCCGGGCGGCGTGCTCGGCATCCGCGTGGCCAAGGATCTTTCGCAGGTCTGGATGCGCGGCGAGGTGGTCGAGGTCTTCCGGGGCACGCTGGGCTGA
- the tsaB gene encoding tRNA (adenosine(37)-N6)-threonylcarbamoyltransferase complex dimerization subunit type 1 TsaB encodes MLLLALEAATLHVSLALGERTAGAPAILAELELPPPTNSSDRLPQAATELLAKAGKSLADLSGIVVGTGPGSLTGLRVAHATAKGLAYALRLPVVGISSLEALACDAPPGPERVVPVVDARRGELYAGVFRRHADRVEVVEAALALPAPALAEKLRGEGPLRVIGPAAELLRPALEPLQLQVTYEGPLVPRARALLALCPPLPPFDPAATFALEPRYVRAPESEWTLKPKKPKA; translated from the coding sequence ATGCTCCTGCTCGCCCTCGAGGCCGCCACGCTGCACGTCTCGCTCGCGCTGGGCGAGCGCACCGCGGGCGCGCCGGCGATCCTGGCCGAGCTGGAGCTCCCGCCGCCCACCAACTCGTCCGACCGGCTGCCCCAGGCGGCGACGGAGCTGCTCGCGAAGGCGGGCAAGTCGCTGGCCGACCTGAGCGGGATCGTGGTGGGCACCGGGCCGGGCTCCCTCACCGGGCTCCGCGTGGCGCACGCCACCGCCAAGGGGCTGGCCTACGCGCTGCGGTTGCCGGTGGTCGGCATCTCCTCGCTGGAGGCGCTGGCCTGCGACGCGCCGCCGGGGCCGGAGCGGGTGGTGCCGGTGGTGGACGCGCGCCGCGGCGAGCTCTACGCGGGCGTGTTCCGTCGCCACGCGGATCGCGTCGAGGTGGTGGAGGCCGCGCTCGCCCTGCCCGCGCCGGCGCTGGCCGAGAAGCTTCGGGGCGAGGGGCCGCTGCGCGTGATCGGCCCCGCGGCGGAGCTCCTGCGCCCCGCGCTGGAGCCGCTGCAGCTGCAGGTGACGTACGAGGGACCGCTGGTGCCGCGTGCACGGGCGTTGCTCGCGCTCTGCCCTCCCCTGCCGCCGTTCGATCCCGCGGCGACCTTCGCGCTCGAGCCGCGCTACGTGCGCGCGCCCGAGAGCGAGTGGACGCTCAAGCCCAAGAAGCCGAAGGCCTGA